From the Nitrobacter hamburgensis X14 genome, one window contains:
- a CDS encoding META domain-containing protein, with translation MAARFGFWSGAVAIAVGGIIASPASAQDGFPFGFEMTLDAPPQPGSKRVPSLEIGDSGEAKLELWCKGGKGQFSVAGNTVIFVAGPLEDRSCPPEKAQADDDLVAALTAAVTWERQGDAVSFAGPTTLRFHLNTN, from the coding sequence ATGGCTGCAAGGTTTGGGTTCTGGTCCGGTGCGGTTGCGATCGCCGTCGGAGGCATCATTGCATCGCCGGCGTCGGCGCAGGATGGATTTCCGTTCGGCTTCGAGATGACGCTGGATGCGCCGCCGCAGCCCGGCTCGAAGCGGGTGCCGTCGCTGGAAATCGGCGACAGCGGCGAGGCCAAGCTCGAGTTGTGGTGCAAGGGCGGCAAGGGCCAGTTCTCGGTGGCCGGCAACACCGTCATCTTCGTGGCCGGTCCGCTGGAGGACCGCTCCTGTCCGCCGGAGAAGGCGCAGGCCGATGACGACCTGGTTGCGGCGCTCACTGCTGCGGTCACCTGGGAGCGGCAGGGCGACGCGGTCTCGTTCGCCGGACCGACCACGCTGCGGTTTCATCTCAATACAAACTGA
- a CDS encoding TorF family putative porin — protein MKTMVLAATVLAMTASSALAADMAVNAYKAPPPVAFDPWDIAFGAGVMSDYVFRGVTQSNHKPSVTAYFEPRYNVTKDLQLYVGSSVESISFANRAAAEVDIYGGIRPTFGAFAFDFGVWGYLYPGGTCVDTAAAGLGTLCPGDTGAIALFNGNVMKKDVSFFETYAKVNYTINDNWAVGLNEYYSPNFLNTGAWGNYASITAKYTAPATTFGSSGVGMYVSGEFGRQWLGTSDSFYGTGVAAAGFAGPFPNGIKYADYNTWNIGIGLTYKVFTLDLRYSDSDLSKGDCNAFTSDFRAPLNGSFTNINPGGAGSTWCGATFIAKLSADLTAMTSLK, from the coding sequence ATGAAGACAATGGTCCTGGCAGCAACGGTGCTGGCGATGACGGCAAGTTCGGCGCTGGCGGCGGATATGGCGGTGAATGCCTACAAGGCGCCGCCTCCGGTCGCATTCGATCCGTGGGACATCGCCTTCGGCGCCGGCGTCATGAGCGACTACGTGTTCCGCGGCGTGACGCAGTCGAACCACAAGCCGTCAGTGACCGCCTACTTCGAGCCCCGCTACAACGTCACCAAGGATCTGCAGCTTTACGTCGGCTCGTCGGTCGAGAGCATCTCCTTCGCCAACCGTGCGGCGGCCGAGGTCGATATCTACGGCGGTATCCGTCCGACTTTCGGCGCCTTTGCCTTCGACTTCGGCGTCTGGGGCTACCTGTATCCGGGCGGCACCTGCGTTGATACCGCAGCCGCCGGTCTCGGCACGCTCTGCCCGGGCGATACCGGTGCAATCGCTCTGTTCAACGGTAACGTCATGAAGAAGGACGTGAGCTTCTTCGAGACCTACGCCAAGGTGAACTACACCATCAACGACAACTGGGCGGTCGGCCTGAACGAGTACTATTCCCCGAACTTCCTGAACACCGGCGCCTGGGGCAATTACGCGTCGATCACCGCCAAGTACACCGCGCCCGCCACCACGTTCGGCAGCAGCGGCGTCGGCATGTATGTGTCGGGTGAGTTCGGCCGCCAGTGGCTCGGAACGTCGGACTCGTTCTACGGCACCGGCGTTGCCGCGGCCGGCTTCGCAGGTCCGTTTCCGAACGGCATCAAGTATGCCGATTACAATACCTGGAATATCGGCATCGGCCTCACCTACAAGGTGTTCACGCTCGACCTGCGCTACTCCGACAGCGACCTGTCGAAGGGGGACTGTAACGCCTTCACGTCGGATTTCAGGGCTCCGCTCAACGGCAGCTTTACAAACATCAATCCGGGCGGCGCCGGCTCCACCTGGTGCGGCGCGACTTTCATCGCAAAGCTGTCGGCTGACCTGACGGCGATGACCAGCCTGAAATAG
- the glcF gene encoding glycolate oxidase subunit GlcF: protein MKTEFTPAQLADPDIVEADKILRKCVHCGFCTATCPTYVLLGDELDSPRGRIYLIKQMLEKNEPPTAEVVKHIDRCLSCLACMTTCPSGVNYMHLVDQARVRIEKEYVRPLPERLLRAVLAYVLPRPRVFRAGMVLARLGRPLAALLPGSKPGATTPTFLHRIKAMLALAPASLPAPGARAGSVFPAQGAKRGRVALLQGCAQQVLAPRINQAAISLLTRHGVEVVLVADEQCCGALTHHMGDDRDALARARANITTWIAEAERGGLDAIVVTASGCGTVIKDYGYLLREDRDYAGPAAKISGLTKDITEYVASLDLPPPRSRSDLVIAYHSACSLQHGQKITQLPKDLLSKNGFVVKDIPESHLCCGSAGTYNILQPDIANRLRDRKVANIASVKPDMIAAGNIGCMVQIAGGTSVPVVHTIELLDWATGGPRPGLN, encoded by the coding sequence ATGAAAACCGAATTCACGCCCGCTCAGCTGGCCGACCCGGATATCGTCGAAGCCGACAAGATCCTCCGCAAGTGCGTGCATTGCGGGTTCTGCACCGCGACGTGCCCGACCTATGTGCTGCTCGGCGACGAACTCGACAGCCCGCGCGGCCGGATTTATCTGATCAAACAGATGCTCGAAAAGAACGAGCCGCCGACGGCCGAGGTCGTGAAACACATCGACCGCTGCCTGTCGTGTCTCGCCTGCATGACGACCTGTCCCTCCGGCGTCAACTACATGCACCTGGTCGATCAGGCGCGGGTCAGGATCGAGAAGGAGTATGTGCGGCCGCTGCCCGAGCGGCTGCTCCGGGCCGTTCTCGCCTATGTGCTGCCGCGGCCGAGAGTCTTTCGCGCCGGCATGGTTCTGGCGCGCCTTGGCCGGCCCCTCGCGGCGCTGCTGCCGGGCTCAAAGCCGGGCGCGACGACGCCGACGTTCTTGCACAGGATCAAGGCGATGCTGGCGCTCGCGCCGGCGTCGCTGCCGGCTCCCGGAGCGCGCGCCGGCAGCGTGTTTCCGGCGCAGGGTGCGAAGCGTGGCCGCGTTGCGCTGCTGCAGGGCTGCGCCCAGCAGGTGCTGGCGCCGCGCATCAACCAGGCCGCGATCAGCCTGCTGACCCGTCACGGTGTCGAGGTGGTGCTGGTGGCGGACGAGCAGTGTTGCGGCGCGCTGACGCATCATATGGGCGACGACCGGGATGCACTGGCGCGTGCGCGGGCCAATATCACAACCTGGATCGCGGAAGCGGAGCGCGGCGGCCTCGACGCCATCGTGGTGACGGCGTCGGGCTGCGGTACCGTCATCAAGGATTACGGTTACCTGTTGCGGGAGGACCGCGACTACGCCGGGCCGGCCGCAAAGATATCAGGCCTGACCAAGGACATCACCGAGTATGTCGCGAGCCTCGATCTGCCGCCGCCGCGCAGTCGCAGCGATCTCGTCATTGCCTATCACTCCGCCTGTTCGCTTCAGCACGGCCAGAAAATCACGCAGCTTCCGAAAGATTTGCTTTCCAAGAATGGATTCGTGGTGAAAGATATCCCGGAGAGTCATTTGTGTTGCGGTTCGGCGGGGACCTACAACATTCTCCAGCCTGACATTGCGAACAGACTGCGCGACCGGAAGGTCGCCAATATCGCAAGCGTCAAGCCGGACATGATTGCCGCCGGCAATATCGGGTGCATGGTTCAGATTGCCGGTGGAACGTCGGTCCCTGTTGTTCACACGATTGAACTTCTCGATTGGGCAACGGGCGGCCCCCGGCCAGGACTGAATTGA
- a CDS encoding FAD-binding protein, whose amino-acid sequence MQIRDAADVEAAVRAAIAGEQPLEIRGHGSKQSIGHAMATNAVLDVSALNAVTCYEPNELIITVQAGAPLDDVLSLIDSKNQEFAFEPMDTAVLLGARSGRGTVGGMIGAGLAGPRRIKAGGARDHLLGAHAVSGFGDSFKAGGRVVKNVTGYDLCKLLAGSWGTLAVMTEVTLKVMPKAETERTLVLRGLDDVTANRAMTAALGSPYDVSGAAHAPHPALRAAAQGLAQGLAQGLAQGSARGALAGLASTGQAATLLRLEGIAASVSHRATALAAELASFGTAELIGGAESAALWRDIRDVMPFAADGALGAWPVWRIVCPPACGGAFGQALARDTGGEVIYDWGGGLLWAALPPATDAHATMLRRRLAAIGGHATLLRADEGLRRTVDVFHPQAKGVAALAERVRQSFDPKSILNRGRLVRTSIS is encoded by the coding sequence CTGCAAATACGCGACGCCGCCGACGTGGAGGCCGCGGTGCGCGCCGCCATCGCCGGCGAACAGCCGCTCGAGATCAGGGGGCACGGCTCGAAGCAGTCGATCGGCCATGCGATGGCGACCAATGCGGTGCTCGATGTCTCGGCGCTGAACGCGGTGACCTGTTACGAGCCGAACGAACTCATCATCACGGTGCAGGCCGGCGCACCGCTGGATGACGTGCTGTCGCTGATCGATTCCAAAAACCAGGAGTTTGCGTTCGAGCCGATGGACACCGCCGTGCTGCTCGGCGCCAGGTCCGGCCGCGGCACCGTCGGCGGCATGATCGGTGCCGGGCTCGCCGGCCCGCGCCGCATCAAGGCCGGCGGCGCGCGGGACCATCTGCTCGGCGCCCACGCCGTCTCCGGCTTCGGCGACAGTTTCAAGGCCGGCGGCAGGGTGGTGAAGAACGTCACCGGCTACGATCTCTGCAAGCTGCTGGCCGGATCGTGGGGTACGCTTGCGGTCATGACCGAGGTGACGCTCAAGGTGATGCCGAAGGCCGAGACCGAGCGCACTCTGGTGTTGCGCGGGCTCGACGACGTCACCGCCAATCGGGCGATGACCGCCGCGTTGGGTTCGCCGTATGACGTTTCGGGGGCGGCACACGCGCCGCATCCGGCGCTCAGGGCGGCCGCCCAAGGCTTGGCTCAAGGCTTGGCTCAAGGCTTGGCTCAAGGCTCGGCTCGAGGCGCGCTCGCCGGTCTCGCATCAACGGGGCAGGCCGCGACACTGTTGCGGCTGGAAGGCATCGCCGCCTCGGTTAGTCACCGCGCGACGGCGCTCGCAGCGGAGCTTGCATCGTTCGGAACGGCCGAACTCATCGGGGGTGCAGAGTCGGCTGCGCTGTGGCGTGACATTCGCGACGTCATGCCGTTCGCGGCCGACGGCGCACTTGGCGCGTGGCCGGTGTGGCGGATCGTCTGTCCGCCTGCGTGCGGCGGCGCCTTCGGGCAGGCGCTGGCGCGCGACACCGGCGGCGAGGTGATCTATGACTGGGGCGGCGGGTTGCTCTGGGCGGCGCTGCCGCCAGCGACCGACGCCCACGCTACGATGCTGCGCCGGCGGCTCGCCGCGATCGGCGGCCACGCAACCTTGCTGCGGGCTGACGAGGGACTGCGGCGAACGGTCGATGTATTTCATCCGCAGGCGAAAGGCGTCGCAGCCCTGGCCGAGCGGGTGCGGCAGAGCTTCGATCCGAAAAGCATTCTCAATCGCGGCAGGCTGGTGCGGACGTCGATCTCATGA
- a CDS encoding FAD-linked oxidase C-terminal domain-containing protein, which translates to MPIMMPASDQLVLNRRDAIVADLRAIVPGEGVISSAAEMLPYESDALTAYRQPPMVVVLPETTEQVSRVLKYCFDNGIKVVPRGSGTSLSGGALPLEDAVLLGLSKFKRIREIDFDNRVVVTEPGVTNLAISQAVAHAGFYYAPDPSSQIACSIGGNIAENSGGVHCLKYGMTTNNVLGCELVLMSGEILRIGGKTAESAGYDLMGIITGSEGLLGVVTEVTVRILRKPETARALLVGFPQVEAAGECVARIIGAGIIPGGMEMMDKPAIHAAEAFVHADYPLDVEALLIIELDGSSIEVDELIKRVEAIALGCGSTTCRISGSEAERDLFWAGRKAAFPAVGRISPDYLCMDGTIPRGALPRALSRIRDLSEKYGLGVANVFHAGDGNLHPLILYDANKPGEMDKAEAFGAEILCCCVELGGVLTGEHGVGIEKRDLMPYMFSEADLNQQQRLKCAFDARGLLNPGKVFPTLHRCAELGRVHVHGGKLAFPDLPRF; encoded by the coding sequence ATGCCCATCATGATGCCCGCATCGGATCAGTTGGTCCTTAATCGCCGCGACGCCATCGTTGCGGACTTGCGCGCGATCGTGCCGGGCGAAGGCGTGATCTCCAGTGCCGCGGAAATGCTGCCGTATGAGTCGGACGCCCTGACCGCCTATCGCCAGCCGCCGATGGTCGTGGTGTTGCCGGAAACCACGGAGCAGGTGTCGCGCGTTCTGAAATACTGTTTCGACAACGGCATCAAGGTGGTGCCGCGCGGCTCCGGCACCTCGCTGTCCGGGGGAGCGTTGCCGCTTGAGGACGCGGTGCTGCTGGGCTTAAGCAAGTTCAAGCGCATCCGCGAGATCGATTTCGATAATCGCGTCGTCGTCACCGAGCCCGGCGTCACCAACCTCGCGATCAGTCAGGCCGTGGCCCATGCCGGCTTCTACTACGCGCCCGATCCCTCGTCGCAGATCGCCTGTTCGATCGGCGGCAACATCGCGGAAAATTCAGGCGGCGTTCACTGCCTGAAATACGGCATGACCACCAACAACGTGCTCGGCTGCGAGCTTGTGTTGATGTCGGGCGAAATCCTCCGCATCGGCGGTAAGACGGCGGAGAGCGCGGGTTACGACCTGATGGGCATCATCACCGGCTCCGAAGGCTTGCTCGGCGTCGTCACCGAAGTCACCGTCCGCATTCTGCGCAAGCCGGAAACCGCGCGGGCGCTGCTGGTCGGCTTTCCGCAAGTCGAGGCGGCCGGAGAGTGCGTGGCGCGGATCATTGGCGCCGGCATCATTCCCGGCGGCATGGAAATGATGGACAAGCCGGCGATCCACGCCGCGGAAGCCTTCGTTCATGCCGACTATCCGCTCGATGTCGAAGCGCTGCTGATCATCGAACTCGACGGCTCGAGCATTGAAGTCGATGAACTCATCAAGCGGGTCGAGGCCATCGCGCTCGGCTGTGGATCGACCACCTGCCGGATTTCCGGTTCGGAAGCCGAGCGCGACCTGTTCTGGGCCGGCCGCAAGGCGGCGTTTCCGGCTGTCGGCCGCATCTCGCCGGACTATCTCTGCATGGACGGCACCATTCCGCGCGGCGCGCTGCCGCGGGCGCTTTCGCGCATTCGCGATCTCAGCGAGAAATACGGTCTCGGCGTCGCCAACGTGTTTCATGCCGGCGACGGCAATCTTCACCCGCTCATCCTCTACGACGCCAACAAGCCCGGCGAGATGGACAAGGCGGAGGCGTTCGGCGCGGAGATTCTGTGCTGCTGCGTCGAGCTAGGCGGCGTTCTGACCGGCGAACACGGCGTCGGTATCGAGAAACGGGACCTGATGCCGTACATGTTCAGCGAGGCCGATCTCAACCAGCAGCAGCGGCTGAAATGCGCGTTCGACGCGCGGGGGCTGCTTAATCCGGGCAAGGTGTTTCCGACGCTGCACCGCTGCGCCGAGCTTGGCCGCGTCCATGTGCACGGCGGCAAACTGGCGTTTCCGGATTTGCCGAGATTTTGA
- the cycA gene encoding cytochrome c-550 CycA → MKTFAISALTVLGVALASVGTSSAQDAAAGKAAFNKCKACHDIGEGAKNKVGPELNGLDGRHSGAVAGYAYSDANKNSGITWNEAEFKEYIKDPKAKVPGTKMSFAGIKKQSELDNLWAYVSEFDKDGKVKAK, encoded by the coding sequence ATGAAAACGTTCGCCATCTCCGCACTGACTGTTCTCGGCGTCGCGCTTGCAAGCGTGGGCACCTCAAGCGCACAGGATGCGGCCGCCGGAAAGGCAGCCTTCAACAAGTGCAAGGCATGTCATGACATCGGCGAAGGCGCCAAGAACAAGGTCGGACCGGAGCTGAATGGCCTGGATGGCCGCCATTCCGGCGCCGTGGCAGGCTATGCCTATTCGGACGCCAACAAGAATTCCGGCATCACCTGGAACGAGGCAGAGTTCAAGGAATACATCAAGGACCCCAAGGCCAAGGTCCCGGGCACCAAGATGTCGTTCGCCGGCATCAAGAAGCAAAGCGAACTCGACAACCTCTGGGCCTATGTCTCGGAGTTCGACAAGGACGGCAAGGTCAAGGCGAAGTAA
- a CDS encoding TetR/AcrR family transcriptional regulator has protein sequence MVYRRTHQVLKRLAARRRAILAAARDTASNSGMAAVQIAPVALRANVAAGTVYRYFPSKADLISELIMEVARDELAAIRAAADAAPGPSSALAAAVATVAVHMVSHRKLAWGILAEPVDVDVAATRLASRRDIAGEIETRIIAAVRAGHLPAQDTSLAATALLGALNESLVGPLAPDNLDDPARLRDVVQTATLLALRAVGVTDARARGLVVQAALPARMPAGEHTG, from the coding sequence ATGGTGTATCGGCGGACCCATCAGGTCTTGAAGCGCCTCGCGGCGCGGCGCCGCGCCATCCTGGCGGCAGCGCGGGATACGGCCAGCAACAGCGGCATGGCGGCAGTGCAGATCGCACCGGTCGCGCTTCGCGCCAATGTCGCGGCCGGCACCGTCTATCGTTATTTTCCCTCGAAAGCGGATCTGATTTCCGAACTGATCATGGAGGTTGCGCGCGACGAGCTGGCCGCGATACGTGCTGCCGCCGACGCCGCGCCGGGTCCATCTTCGGCGCTCGCGGCCGCGGTCGCTACCGTCGCCGTGCATATGGTGTCGCACCGGAAACTGGCGTGGGGTATTCTGGCCGAGCCGGTCGATGTCGATGTGGCTGCGACGCGGTTGGCAAGCCGCCGCGACATCGCCGGCGAGATTGAAACGCGTATCATCGCCGCGGTGCGCGCCGGACATCTGCCGGCGCAGGATACGTCGCTGGCCGCTACCGCGCTGCTTGGCGCACTGAATGAATCTCTTGTCGGCCCGCTGGCGCCCGACAACCTCGATGATCCGGCGAGGCTCCGCGACGTGGTGCAGACAGCGACCCTGCTGGCGTTGCGCGCGGTCGGCGTGACGGATGCCCGCGCCCGCGGTCTTGTGGTGCAGGCCGCCCTGCCGGCAAGGATGCCGGCAGGGGAGCACACGGGCTGA
- a CDS encoding DUF3096 domain-containing protein: MVITAANIQPIVALIAGVLILIMPRFLNLVVAIYLIFIGLSGLGVFKMLHF; the protein is encoded by the coding sequence ATGGTCATCACGGCAGCAAATATCCAGCCCATCGTGGCGCTGATCGCAGGCGTTCTCATCTTGATCATGCCGCGTTTCCTGAATCTGGTTGTCGCGATTTATCTCATCTTCATCGGTCTCTCAGGCCTTGGTGTGTTCAAGATGTTGCATTTCTGA
- a CDS encoding DUF1236 domain-containing protein gives MRNTALAIATLVTALGGALAAHAQGVTVGVAPSTDVVVTQPVEVDADGGITYEQRPAFREYVVTERVPSFTVPQNIVVGATIADEGVALYDVPQRFGATPYRYTVVNGETVLIEPRTRRIMQVID, from the coding sequence ATGCGGAATACCGCCCTGGCTATTGCCACACTTGTGACGGCGCTCGGCGGAGCCCTCGCCGCTCACGCGCAAGGCGTCACGGTCGGGGTCGCGCCGTCGACCGATGTGGTCGTCACCCAGCCGGTCGAGGTCGACGCCGACGGCGGAATTACTTACGAGCAGCGCCCGGCGTTTCGCGAATACGTCGTGACCGAGCGCGTTCCCTCTTTCACCGTTCCGCAAAACATCGTCGTCGGTGCGACCATCGCCGACGAAGGCGTCGCCCTTTACGACGTGCCGCAGCGTTTCGGTGCGACACCGTATCGCTACACCGTTGTGAATGGTGAAACCGTGCTGATCGAGCCGCGCACGCGGCGCATCATGCAGGTGATCGACTGA
- the glyS gene encoding glycine--tRNA ligase subunit beta, translating to MPDLLLELFSEEIPARMQAKAADDLRRMVTDKLVAEGLVYEGAKAFATPRRLALTVHGVPVRQPDLKDERKGPKVGAPDAAVQGFLKATGLKSLDEAKIQRDPKKGDFYVALIEKPGRPAIDVLAEFLPVIVRTFPWPKQMRWGERSAKPGALTWVRPLHSIIATFGPETEEPDVVRFDVSGIAAGQTTRGHRFMAPNEFSVRRFEDYEAKLHEAKVVLDPQRRKDIILADAKELAFAQGFGLVEDQVLLDEVAGLVEWPVVLMGSFDEEFLSIPGEVIRATIRNNQKCFVVRQPHHPLEGGGERLANRFILTANIEASDGGKAIVAGNERVIRARLSDAKFFYETDLKTKLEYRLPKFEKIVFHEKLGTQAERIARIERLAAEIAPLVVPTAQGAEKEKLVAKAKRAAQLCKADLLTEVVGEFPELQGLMGKYYALAQDEDASVAAACEEHYKPQGPNDRVPTDPVSIAVALADKIDTLVGFWVIDEKPTGSKDPYALRRAALGAIRLLLENNLRLSFRRLVGCAIPEIQVKVKLAPLTRSAIAAQEALYKADFDSSAKAVYREFRRKLRQDASDEVDAAYEAQYEQASSDLLSFFADRLKVQLREQGARHDLVDAVFALEGQDDLLMIVRRVEALGKFLDTDDGKNLLAGTKRASNILAIEEKRDKRTFDGAPDASLYRLDEEKTLAAAIDQVTAEASAAVANEDFAAAMAAMAKLRPAVDAFFDKVKVNDDDPTIRENRLKLLNEIRAATRTVADFSKIQD from the coding sequence ATGCCTGATCTTCTGCTCGAACTGTTCTCCGAGGAAATTCCCGCGCGCATGCAGGCGAAGGCGGCGGACGATCTGCGCAGGATGGTCACCGACAAGCTGGTCGCCGAGGGTCTTGTCTATGAGGGTGCGAAAGCCTTCGCAACGCCGCGCCGCCTCGCGCTGACCGTGCACGGCGTCCCGGTGCGCCAGCCCGATCTCAAGGATGAGCGCAAGGGGCCGAAGGTCGGAGCACCCGACGCCGCCGTGCAAGGCTTTCTGAAAGCCACTGGGCTGAAATCGCTGGATGAGGCAAAAATCCAGCGCGATCCGAAGAAGGGCGATTTCTACGTCGCGCTGATCGAGAAGCCGGGCCGTCCGGCGATCGACGTGCTGGCGGAATTCTTGCCCGTCATCGTGCGCACCTTCCCGTGGCCGAAGCAGATGCGCTGGGGCGAGCGCTCGGCGAAGCCCGGCGCGCTGACCTGGGTGCGGCCGCTGCATTCGATCATCGCGACCTTCGGGCCCGAAACTGAAGAACCCGACGTGGTGCGGTTCGATGTCAGCGGCATCGCGGCGGGGCAAACTACGCGCGGTCACCGCTTCATGGCGCCGAACGAATTCAGCGTGCGCCGCTTCGAGGATTACGAGGCGAAGCTGCACGAGGCGAAAGTCGTGCTCGACCCGCAGCGCCGCAAGGACATCATCCTCGCCGACGCGAAAGAACTGGCGTTCGCGCAAGGGTTCGGCCTGGTCGAGGATCAGGTGCTGCTCGACGAGGTCGCGGGGCTCGTCGAATGGCCGGTGGTGCTGATGGGCTCGTTCGACGAGGAGTTTTTGTCGATCCCCGGCGAGGTGATCCGCGCCACCATCCGCAACAATCAGAAGTGTTTTGTGGTGCGGCAGCCTCACCATCCCCTTGAGGGGGGAGGTGAAAGACTCGCCAACCGCTTCATCCTCACAGCCAACATCGAAGCCAGCGACGGCGGCAAGGCCATCGTCGCCGGCAACGAGCGCGTGATCCGCGCGCGGCTGTCGGATGCCAAATTCTTCTACGAGACCGACCTGAAAACGAAGCTGGAATACCGGCTGCCGAAGTTCGAGAAGATCGTGTTCCACGAAAAGCTCGGCACGCAAGCCGAGCGCATCGCGCGCATCGAGCGGTTGGCCGCCGAAATTGCGCCGCTGGTCGTGCCAACCGCGCAAGGCGCGGAAAAAGAAAAACTCGTTGCGAAGGCGAAGCGCGCGGCTCAACTGTGCAAGGCCGATCTGCTCACCGAAGTCGTCGGCGAATTCCCCGAGCTGCAGGGCCTGATGGGGAAATACTACGCGCTGGCACAGGACGAGGATGCTTCCGTCGCTGCCGCGTGCGAGGAGCACTACAAGCCGCAGGGTCCGAACGACCGCGTACCGACTGATCCTGTTTCGATTGCGGTGGCGTTGGCCGACAAGATCGACACGCTGGTTGGCTTCTGGGTCATCGATGAAAAGCCGACGGGATCGAAAGACCCGTATGCGCTGCGCCGTGCGGCGCTGGGGGCAATTCGCCTCTTGCTTGAAAACAATCTTCGATTGTCATTTCGTCGCTTAGTGGGTTGCGCTATCCCAGAAATCCAAGTCAAGGTTAAGCTTGCTCCGTTGACGCGTTCTGCCATTGCCGCTCAGGAAGCTTTGTATAAGGCTGATTTTGATAGTAGCGCGAAGGCTGTTTATCGGGAATTCAGGAGGAAATTGCGGCAGGATGCTTCCGACGAAGTTGATGCCGCTTATGAAGCGCAATACGAGCAGGCCTCTTCTGACCTCCTCTCATTCTTCGCCGACCGCCTGAAGGTGCAACTGCGAGAGCAGGGCGCGCGGCATGATCTGGTGGACGCGGTGTTCGCCCTCGAAGGCCAAGACGATCTCCTGATGATCGTCCGCCGCGTCGAGGCGCTCGGAAAATTCCTCGATACCGACGACGGCAAGAATCTGCTGGCGGGTACCAAGCGCGCCTCCAACATCCTCGCCATCGAGGAGAAGAGGGACAAGCGCACTTTCGACGGTGCGCCGGACGCCTCGCTTTATAGGCTGGACGAAGAGAAGACGCTCGCCGCCGCCATCGATCAAGTAACGGCCGAAGCGAGCGCTGCTGTTGCGAACGAAGACTTTGCTGCCGCCATGGCGGCGATGGCGAAACTGCGCCCGGCGGTCGATGCGTTTTTTGACAAGGTGAAGGTCAACGACGACGACCCGACGATTCGTGAAAACCGCCTGAAGCTGCTCAACGAAATCCGCGCCGCCACGCGCACGGTCGCGGACTTCTCCAAAATCCAGGATTGA
- a CDS encoding glycine--tRNA ligase subunit alpha: MDSLPPHMRPERSFQGLILTLQRYWADFGCVILQPYDMEVGAGTFHPATTLRALGPKRWNAAYVQPSRRPKDGRYGENPNRLQHYYQFQVILKPSPPDIQDLYLKSLAAIGVDSALHDIRFVEDDWESPTLGAWGLGWECWCDGMEVSQFTYFQQVAGVECAPVAGELTYGLERLAMFVQGVDRVYDLNFNGREGADKVTYGDVFLQAEQEYSRHNFEHSDTAMLFEQFRMAESACKTYLEAGWQDNPQKPGKREAHLMVLPAYDQCIKASHVFNLLDARGVISVTERQSYILRVRELAKACGEAWLHTEAGGV, translated from the coding sequence ATGGACTCCTTGCCCCCGCACATGCGCCCGGAACGCTCGTTCCAGGGCCTGATCCTGACCCTGCAACGCTACTGGGCAGACTTCGGCTGCGTGATCCTGCAGCCCTATGACATGGAGGTGGGGGCGGGCACCTTTCATCCCGCGACCACGCTTCGCGCGCTGGGTCCGAAGCGCTGGAACGCGGCCTATGTGCAGCCGTCGCGCCGGCCCAAGGACGGCCGCTACGGCGAGAACCCCAACCGCCTGCAGCACTACTATCAGTTCCAGGTGATCCTCAAACCGTCGCCGCCGGACATCCAGGACCTCTATCTGAAATCGCTGGCCGCCATCGGCGTTGACAGCGCGCTGCATGACATCCGCTTCGTCGAGGACGACTGGGAAAGCCCGACGCTGGGGGCGTGGGGGCTCGGCTGGGAGTGTTGGTGCGACGGCATGGAGGTCAGCCAGTTCACCTACTTCCAGCAGGTGGCGGGCGTCGAATGCGCGCCGGTGGCGGGCGAACTTACCTACGGGCTGGAGCGGCTCGCGATGTTCGTGCAGGGCGTCGACCGCGTCTACGATCTCAACTTCAATGGCCGCGAGGGTGCCGACAAGGTGACCTATGGCGACGTCTTCCTGCAAGCCGAGCAGGAATATTCGCGGCACAACTTCGAGCATTCCGACACCGCGATGCTGTTCGAGCAATTCAGGATGGCCGAGAGCGCGTGCAAGACATATCTCGAAGCGGGGTGGCAGGACAATCCGCAAAAGCCCGGCAAACGCGAGGCTCATCTGATGGTGCTGCCGGCCTACGACCAGTGCATCAAGGCGAGCCATGTCTTCAACCTGCTCGACGCGCGCGGCGTGATCTCGGTGACCGAGCGCCAGAGCTACATCCTGCGGGTGCGCGAACTGGCGAAAGCCTGCGGCGAGGCGTGGCTCCATACCGAAGCGGGCGGCGTCTAG